The Megalobrama amblycephala isolate DHTTF-2021 linkage group LG10, ASM1881202v1, whole genome shotgun sequence DNA segment ataataataataataataatatatatatatatatatatatatatatatatatatatatatatatatatatatatatatatatatatatatatatatatatatattagggctgcacgattaatcgcatgctattctcacgcgcatttcgtcagtaaagccggttccctgattaccgctaaatcgccatcacctgtttttaaacggagcgccttttaatagacggagccgtagttcacggacaagccacgcaatatcgcgttcattatcgcaggcgattcatctgcgatatgaacgcgatattgcgtggcttttcagtgacctacggctctgtctattaaatgccgcttcatttgaaagcaggtgatggcgatttagcggtaatcagggaaccggctttactgacgaaatgcgcgtgagaatagcatgcgattaatcgtgcagccctaatatatatatatatatatatatatatatatatatatatatatatatatatatatatatattttttttttttttttttttttttttttttttttttttgagcaattctgtattttttcaaccaaaatagctatttgtttaattaaagctttaaaaaacaaaacaaaaaaaaaaaacaaaaaaaaattattacaagGAGCCAAAAGTCCCTAATCATTTTTTAGTCTGGAGCCCCTGCTTAGGGTCAGGGGATTTGAAAACCTTAACACAAACCACTAATAAATCAATGTGATTATGACTAAGCTAGCCTTTATTTCTATGAACTCTGTGAGTTAGCTCTGTGTTCTGTGAGTTAATCTCTGGATGTTAGCACACCTGAATggagttctgtttttttttcataagcAAGGACACAACCCAGAAGCAAAATTCCTACAGCAAGAACAGGCAAGAATATCACCTGGTAAAGCTCTACAAACAATGGAACAATATCAGAAAGATCCCAAGAATTCTAGTAAAAAGGAAGtatcagaaacaaacaaacaaacaaacaaaaaaacattcctCCACTTCCTTACACTGTGGTTTTTATCATAAATACTGCTAAACTACCAACATTAAGCTGGTGAATCTAAACATCTGCAGtaataaataactgaaatatattttggacattttctaaaaatgacATGATTAGTATCCTATTACATCCTCCCATGTCTGTTAAGCTGCATCCATCCCATTTTTCCCTCCGCGTTTCAATTACAACATATTTCCTTGATCCGATGACAGTAACAGGATGCTTGGAGGTCCAAGTGTGTGGTCCGTATCTACCAGGGAAGTCAACCTAGCACATAAACCAGAGCCAAGACATCTGTCATACTACCCAGCACTTAACGATCATACTCAAAAACAAAGAATCACAATCTCCCATCATCTCCTGCACCAGATGGGTAAAACAGCAGAGTGCTGTGGCAGGTCTTGTGTAAATATTCAGTGTCTTCTGAGGCGTTAAGGAAAAAGTCAGGGCCTCGACTTGAAGCATGAGTCAACTTACGTGGGAGTATCTCATTGCCTACAAGAACTGCACTGCACAGTGGAAACATGACATCCAACTTAATTTTGCTGTGTCAGGCTGGTCGGGATGTTCAAACAATCTACAATCAATCCACGAATGACTTACACTCAGAAAAGTCTGTAAAAGTAGGGCACAATGTACAGTGGTAATATGAAGGAATTACGCACagcattgtgttgtgttttagggtAAAAGAACATGTCCGCAAACTTACCAGGTAATGTCCTACCAGAAAATTAACAGTACCTTTTCTGATTTTCTACAGATTTTTGTACTTATagttttcttaaagggatagttcacccaagaatgacattttgtcatcatttacttactcttatgtcattccaaacttgtatgacctTTTTTATGCATACAATAGCCCTATACGGACAGTAATTGTTTCCCATGGGGACGTAAGGTATTTTCAGCATTCACAGGGGCTGGTCTGTGATTTTATTGCCGTCTGAATCCAGAATGTCAGAGTTTTTCTCCCACCACCTGCGTAAAAATCCCCGGCCGAATTACCTACTGTTTTTTTGACAAACACCAAGGTCGTGAAGTAATTTAATTCCCATTCAAATCCACATCTCTGAGTTTACAAGAGGAAATCAATTCAAAATTCACCGTTTGAATCCTTTTTGACCGCTGTGGAACACTCTAAAATAActtaataatcactgtaatttgcatgcattttaaatatgtacacTTTTATTACTAAAATGCTGGGAAGTATTTACAAGAACAATATTTTATCACCGCCCCACCTCAGCAAAAGGagaaagaggggaaaaaagcatgtaaacatttgaaatgggCCATTTCAGCAATACAGCGTTTAATGTATTAgcatataattatatacattaaaaatataaaccaaGCAGCTTTATGTTTACCTCATGTAAATAAGAGGCTGCATTAACTTATTCAAGCTAATAAGCCAtatttttttagataaaatGCAAGACAGAAATCCATTTCAACTATAGTGCATCTATCGTCCTATTTTTAAACAGGAGATTTAAATAATCACATAGTAAAAAGGATATTATTTTcctattattaaattaaatattataatttattcatattatttcaagcatatgacattttatttagagCAGACAATCATGCGGCCACGTGAGCAGCATGTTTCCGGGTTTgtagatcacaaaactcactcCATCTAAATGCATGAGTTTTATCACTGAGGTGCcatgcaaatgtattttttttacaaacgtCCATGTGAGAAACAATTACCATCCAAATAGGGCTAATGACTTTCATTTTGAGGACTATCCTTTTCAGCTGGGATAGAAAAGaataaagtattttaatatCTTGACATAGGTCTTATGCTCCCCTACAAGAGTTCAGCTGAGAACTGGGCCAGCCGATGGTATTGTTTGCCTCCCTGTTTTAAATGTCTCCCTGTGGTCACAGTGTCGGGCATGACAGTTCCTTTCTCAGGGAGAGCAACATATATATAACAGTATCATTATGTGCAGACTGGGAGGGTGAAGTTGGTGAGTGGTGCTCTCCCACaatgaaaaacagaaagacgGGAGAGATGATGAgtgagaaagacagaaagagagaaatatgCAGGCAGCCAAAGTCTGGCACTAAACACGGATGTGTGTGATCCACAGCAGCGTCCAGGAACTAGAGTTAAAGCCTTTACTATATGAAACATCAACAAAGAAAGAGACCCAGGGCTTTTCTAGCGCTTAATAGAAACATCTGACATGCATTAGCACTGACATTCATTGACATTCATCTGGCCTGAGGATGAACAGACAGGGCCGGTTCAGCGTGATCTGTGCTGCTGAGAAACACAGACATTCAgctggatggatacatgaatgATTATGCATGATGTGAAAGAAAGTGACTGGGGTGGTATGGGATATATAATACAGCGTAACGCTATgacggaatttttttttttttttttttgcatggttTGTAACAAAATGCAAGCCAAACACGTAATGAGCACACACAGAGAACATGAAAAAAATGGGAGTTGTTCTGTAAGCAACATAATGAATACATTCAGACAGCTGCATGCTGATAAGCACTCATTTGCTGAGGCGACTACCCCCTCTAGCGTTTAGAAAATTAAGTACAGTTAGATTTTTTCAACGGCTCTTAAAATAGTCTGGATACTTCTCTTTAGGTTTCTTTCTTATAACACAACGTCGAGGTTTACTACAatgtatggaagcccatttccgtcacataagaaaaaaaaaatcataattataattGAGACACAAAAAGTCActattatgatataaaaagtcgAAAGTATGATATgctaagtcataattttgacataaaAGGTCGACATTTTAAgtcaatgaaataaaaagtcaaattaattacataaaagtcatagttatgacataaaagttgaaattatgacataagccattatgacataattatgatataaaaattcGAAATGATGACAAAAAGACAATTATATAAAAGTCGAAAATGATTAGATAAATGGCAAAATTATAGCATAGGCTaaaaattttgtcataattctgaTTTACTAAAGCATACATTTTTCTTATGTGGCGGAAATGGGCATTTAATTACCCATTTAATcacactaaaaataataatattaacacaAAATACTACAGCAATGACCAGAGATAAAAATAAAGACGTTTACATACCTTGACCACAAATTTAGAGGACTGCATTCTGATGAAACACTGCAAAGATTCAAAGAGAAAGTGCTGAACAACAAAAAAGACAACAAAGAAACTGGTCAGAATCTTCACATAGAGAAGCTTAAATCATTTTTGTTGCTAAGAATATACAGTGTCGAAACCCAGATCAGCGGAGTGAAATACTCACGTGTTTGTGACAGAAGCAGTTGGTGCAGCTGAAGAAAAGCCCAAATCAAAACACAAAGCAGGATTGTTGATAAAATAGCGCTCACATACTTTTCTTATGATATTCTGGGATGCTTAGATATAACTGggaatataaaattaatatttgtaattaaaattagtcacacaaaaaaaaaaacgataaaataatgaaagaagCTTGAAACAGTTTCTCCCGCCGATAGTTTGAAACTTGCCCTGTCATGTTAGGACCCCAGCGCGTGCAGTTGTCATAGAGACGCAGTCGGATATAGGAGGCTACATATTTTGCCGAACAGTCATGATCTATATTCGTAACTTGCGAAATACGATATGATGTTATATATCTTAATAAAATTATAGTTCCGCGTTTAATGTGTAATGTTGGCGATGTGAAAGTCAATTGTTGTTTTATTGGCTTCTGttgttaaatactttttaacTGGCATGTTTTGGCTACCACATGAGAGCATGTGTAAgatgtaaacacaatccgctTAGCTTTTGTCGTACGGTTGGTTTGGTTTTTCTTTCTTATGTGTTTAGTTAGTTGAACAATAAGCTTAAATTTGAGGTATGTACGAGCCTTGCAATGTAAATTTCATCAGCTATTGCGTTTGTTTTGAATACAAATCTATAATAAATTCTATAATTCCATATCTACGTTAATTTTAGTTTGATAATGTTTAGTGTTATGTTAATAAGTTGTCGACGTGAAACACTTGCTTAACTCCAAAACAGCATCTGACtaattgttttataattatCACGTAAGCAGTTTTTATGACCTCATATTAATTTACTACATGGATTATACTTATAGAAAAAGAATTAGTCACGCCATAGggtcatttaaaatgaactattAGGTGGAAAAGATAAGAGTAACTGTGACCACTTATAGGACCTTACATATACACTTTCATTTATACATTAATATTCATGTTAACCTAAAATCTTGatgttaatttaaaacaaagatGTTATGCTACTACAATATTGATTAATCATTacataaaatcataatttagCATGCAATCTGTTTATTTCTGAGTGTTACTGCAAAGTAACTGACCTGTATCAATAACCTTCAGTGAATTTCTCTAAATGAAACCACAGTATGTCTCGCATTTGTAAGAAGAAACCTGCTGTGTGCACATATGAACCACTTTCCAACAGTGGCATCTGCCAAAAGATCGCTCTAATGAGAAATATACTCAGTACTGCCTATGGACCTACTGGCAGACTGAAACAAATACACAACAATGTTGGGGGCCACGTCTTGACCACCTCAACCTCTACAGCGCTGCTCAAACGAGTAGATATGTCTGAGCCGCTTCTCAAACTGATCTCAACTTCTGTTCAACATCACACCGCACGATACAGTGACTGTGGGCTGTTTATGGGGATTTTCATGCTAAGACTTATTGAAAATACTCAAAAATATAACCTCAGGACAGTCGCAGCAGCCAAGTCATACAAACGCCTTGTGGAAGAATGCAACATGTATCTAAAAGGAGACTCTTGTGGTTGTAAGGTCTCAGTAGACTTCAGCAGCTGTGATTCACTCGTCGCACTGGCCCACAGCATGATCACCAGCAAACCAGCCTGCATGTTGAATAGCAGGGAGACACAGCACATCAGTTCACTGATCGCACAGGCCTTTCTGTATTCAATCCCTTGCAACTCTCCTGGTGTGAGCTACTTCGGAAGCACGGTTACCATCGGCATTGAGGGCCAGTCGGTGAGCGATTCTTCTGTTTTCCCTGGACTGCTGGTGGATGTGCCTGAGATGCTTCAGCCTGCAGATCTTAAGAGACTGGGATCTGGTCCATTTAAAGTGGTGCTTTTCAATGTATCACTGTCAGGTGATATCTCTGAGGTTGGAGATGTAACTTTGGAGATCCATACGGGAGTGGACCCAGAGCTTGATCTCCTTCAGCAGCTCCTGAAGCTTGGGGAACACGTTGTTAAAGACAAAGTGAACTTATTTGCTTGTCAGAAAGTAGTACATCCAGTCCTTCAGCACTACTTGAGGGAACATGGAGTGGTGGTGATAGAGAGGCTTGGACTTGCCCTGATGGAGCCGTTTATCCAGATAACAGGTAGATATTATTGAAGTTGAATTTATAGATGTTTTCCAAGTTGTTTAATACAGTCTTCTGACTTTCCAGCTCTGactgtatattttattgtaaataaacttaatattcaacaaaacatttttattaaaatatataatatacatttaaatacatattaaaaatcgtattttaaaactaatttCCTAAGATAATACAcacaatttcaacatttcatacatattatattataaattatatttataaaaatgaaaatggtgaAAAATTTGGTTTGGGGTCAGGCAAAAACTActgtaccattcaaaagtttgggtccaaaagattttttcttcttcttcttcttctttttttaattaatacttcTGTACAgcaaagacacattaaattgatcaaaagtgacagacagaaaaatatgttaaaaatatttctatttcaaataaatgctgttcttttgaactttaatcctgaaaaaaatgtatcacggttttaaaaaaaaaattaagcagcacaactgttttcaacattaataataataataaatatataataattaatgataataataataaatgtttcttgagcagcatagtagaatgatttctgaaagatcatgtgacagtgaaaactggagtaatgatgctgaaaattcaacattgacattacaggaataaattacattttcaaaatataataaaatagaaaatagctatttaaaattgtaataatatttcacagtattactgtttttaatgtattttttgttgatcccaaactttttaacattagtgtATGTATTTACTTATGATTGTTATTATTTAAAGCCATGCCACCTTTGATTCATTTATTGGTtacagtgttgggtaagttactctaaaaaaaaaaattataattactagttactaattacatcttcaccagtgtaattagattactgtactaATTTTTCTCTTTTACAAGTGGTGCAATTCTTATTATTGattactttctaaatcccatatcaacCTCGACCATTTAACAATACAAGGATAGAtgtgaaactgctcttttaattctttcaaataaataatataaaattgcatataTTATTTTTGAACTGACTAAAGTATTTAAAGGGAGAAGGTTGCATTTTATCATTAGACGTTAAACattgatgttaaatccactattgttttatatagaattGTTCTGCTGCACTGTATTTAATACATCAgaagtaaatgtaattaaattacagaaaaattaagagaaaaagcagttaaattacagtaattaattaataagtTACACCAAACACTGGTTATAATACAGTGTTCGCCACTAAATTTAGTAaatagtaaatatgagcaaaggcagctgtgaaaataaatctgcattgtttatccatttgatctttcattcaaaaaattcacaaaattataacatttcactgaagtaaaacaattgaaagtggggggaaactcacattatgaaataaatgtttttctccaaaacacattggccacaattattggcacccctagaaattcttaagagtaaaatatctctgaagtattttttcattcatatttacattttttagcacaccagggtgatcatgaacatgaaatacatggtatttatttggatttcataatgattttttttccccactttcaattgttttacttaaatgaaaggttagaattttgtgatttgttttttatttttaatataagatcaaaaggataaacaatgcagatttattttcacagctgcctttgctcatatttacaaagggtgccaatattagtGGAGGACACTGTATATAACATCATTGTGCAAAACAATAGTATTGAAAAGAAATGTCAGTCTACATTCATAGAggcttcattttattttaatttcaggtGCTCAGGCTGTTGCTTCTCTTTGCTCTCCAGTCCCGGCAGAAGCTTACGGGTTGGTTAGAGGGTTCTGTTTCCACTCATGTGGATCTAGACAGCTGCTCCAGCTTCTTCCTTTTAAAGATTCTGCAATTAGCACCATGGTACTTTGCCATAGAAATGAAACTATGCTGGAAGAACTGAAGGTTCGTTGAATATGTTGAACAAGTCAAGAATTTTAtgtgttcatttaaaggtgccctagattcaaaaattgaatttaccttggcatagttaaataacaagagttcagtacatggaaaagacatacagtgagtctcaaaccccattgtttcctccttcttatataaatctcatttgtttaaacgacctctgaagaacaggcgaatctcaacataacaccgactgttacgtaacagtcggggtgtacgccccaatatttgcataatgccagcccatgttcccaacattatgaaagggattacacaagggcagccagttaacgtctggagctgcacacagccgaatcatcagactaggtaagcaagaacaacagtgaaaaatggcagatggagcaataataactgacataatccatgatagcatgatatttttactgatatttgtaaattgtctttctaaatgtttcgttagcatgttgctaatgtactgttaaatgaggttaaagttaccatcgtttcttactgtattcacggagacaagagccgtcgctattttcatttttaaacacttgcagtctgtataattcataaacacaacttcattctttataaatctctccaacagtgtagcattagccgttagccacggaggacagcctcacattcactcagaataaaactttaacatccaaataaatactttactcacataattcga contains these protein-coding regions:
- the mkks gene encoding McKusick-Kaufman/Bardet-Biedl syndromes putative chaperonin; its protein translation is MSRICKKKPAVCTYEPLSNSGICQKIALMRNILSTAYGPTGRLKQIHNNVGGHVLTTSTSTALLKRVDMSEPLLKLISTSVQHHTARYSDCGLFMGIFMLRLIENTQKYNLRTVAAAKSYKRLVEECNMYLKGDSCGCKVSVDFSSCDSLVALAHSMITSKPACMLNSRETQHISSLIAQAFLYSIPCNSPGVSYFGSTVTIGIEGQSVSDSSVFPGLLVDVPEMLQPADLKRLGSGPFKVVLFNVSLSGDISEVGDVTLEIHTGVDPELDLLQQLLKLGEHVVKDKVNLFACQKVVHPVLQHYLREHGVVVIERLGLALMEPFIQITGAQAVASLCSPVPAEAYGLVRGFCFHSCGSRQLLQLLPFKDSAISTMVLCHRNETMLEELKMSCQRAEHVLRLTLREPYALLGGGCTETLLATHITHMNQSTATTTAAALGVSHSEFLMAVEAFCSSLHAVALSLEHDGQDCLIDLTYAHRWVPDIYSQTSAKQTCGCGLVEDRSDLEKTPLNTACHTFSPVFLENTNNQPRILDSFSAKLNALNVAVEMANFVLDVKYIIKDIN